A single region of the Denticeps clupeoides chromosome 18, fDenClu1.1, whole genome shotgun sequence genome encodes:
- the LOC114767975 gene encoding cytoplasmic FMR1-interacting protein 2 isoform X2, whose amino-acid sequence MTTHVTLEDALSNVDLLEELPLPDQQPCIEPPPSSIMYQANFDTNFEDRNAFVTGIARYIEQATVHSSMNEMLEEGHEYAVMLYTWRSCSRAIPQVKCNEQPNRVEIYEKTVEVLEPEVTKLMKFMYFQRKAIERFCSEVKRLCHAERRKDFVSEAYLLTLGKFINMFAVLDELKNMKCSVKNDHSAYKRAAQFLRKMADPQSIQESQNLSMFLANHNRITQCLHQQLEVIPGYEELLADIVNICVDYYENKMYLTPSEKHMLLKVMGFGLYLMDGNVSNIYKLDAKKRINLSKIDKFFKLQVVPLFGDMQIELSRYIETSAHYEENKSKWTCTQSSISPQYNLCEQMVQIREDHIRFISELARYSNSEVVTGSGLDSQKSDEEYRELFDLALRGLQLLSKWSTHVMEVYSWKLVHPTDKFCNKDCPGTAEEYERATRYNYTSEEKFALVEVIAMIKGLQVLMGRMESVFNQAIRNTIYAALQDFAQVTLREPLRQAVRKKKNVLISVLQAIRKTICDWEGGREPPNDPCLRGEKDPKGGFDIKVPRRAVGPSSTQLYMVRTMLESLIADKSGSKKTLRSSLDGPIVQAIEDFHKQSFFFTHLLNFSEALQQCCDLSQLWFREFFLELTMGRRIQFPIEMSMPWILTDHILETKEPSMMEYVLYPLDLYNDSGYYALTKFKKQFLYDEIEAEVNLCFDQFVYKLADQIFAYYKAMAGSVLLDKRFRAECKNYGVIIPYPPSNRYETLLKQRHVQLLGRSIDLNRLITQRISAAMYKSLDQAISRFESEDLTSIVELEWLIEVNRLTHRLLSKHMTLDSFDAMFREANHNVSAPYGRITLHVFWELNFDFLPNYCYNGSTNRFVRTAIPFTQEPQRDKPANVQPYYLYGSKPLNIAYSHIYSSYRNFVGPPHFKTICRLLGYQGIAVVMEELLKIVKSLLQGTILQYVKTLIEVMPKICRLPRHEYGSPGILEFFHHQLKDIIEYAELKTDVFQSLREVGNAILFCLLIEQALVVRN is encoded by the exons ATGACGACCCACGTGACCCTGGAGGATGCGCTGTCCAACGTggacctgctggaggagctgccaCTCCCAGACCAGCAGCCCTGTATTGagcccccaccctcctccaTCATGTACCAG GCAAATTTCGACACCAACTTTGAGGACAGAAACGCGTTTGTCACCGGCATCGCCCGCTACATCGAACAGGCCACAGTCCATTCTAGCATG AATGAAATGCTGGAAGAGGGGCACGAGTACGCAGTTATGCTCTACACCTGGAGGAGCTGCTCCCGCGCTATACCCCag GTGAAGTGCAACGAGCAGCCCAACCGTGTGGAGATCTACGAGAAGACTGTGGAGGTGCTAGAGCCGGAGGTCACCAAGCTTATGAAGTTCATGTATTTCCAG CGCAAGGCCATTGAGCGTTTCTGCAGCGAGGTGAAGCGCCTGTGCCACGCCGAACGCAGGAAGGACTTTGTGTCGGAGGCCTATCTGCTCACCCTGGGCAAGTTCATTAACATGTTCGCTGTGCTGGATGAGCTGAAGAACATGAAGTGCAGTGTGAAGAATGACCACTCAGCATACAAAAG aGCTGCACAGTTTCTAAGAAAGATGGCAGATCCACAGTCCATCCAAGAGTCCCAGAATCTCTCCATGTTTTTAGCCAATCACAACAGGATCACTCAG TGTTTGCACCAGCAACTGGAAGTGATCCCTGGTTATGAAGAGCTGCTAGCAGACATAGTGAACATTTGTGTGGATTACTATGAGAACAAGATGTACCTGACACCCAGTGAGAAACACATGCTGCTGAAG GTTATGGGATTTGGCCTCTACCTGATGGATGGCAACGTCAGTAACATCTATAAGCTTGATGCCAAGAAGAGGATAAACCTGAGCAAAATAGATAAATTCTTTAAG CTACAAGTGGTGCCTCTGTTTGGGGACATGCAGATTGAACTGTCACGCTACATCGAAACCAGCGCCCACTATGAGGAGAATAAGTCCAA GTGGACGTGCACTCAGAGCAGCATCAGCCCACAGTATAACCTGTGTGAGCAGATGGTCCAGATCCGGGAGGACCACATCCGCTTCATCTCGGAGCTGGCGCGCTACAGCAACAGCGAGGTGGTGACCGGCTCGGGGCTGGACAGTCAGAAGTCTGACGAGGAGTACAGGGAGCTGTTCGACTTGGCGCTCAGGGGTCTGCAGCTGCTGTCCAAGTGGAGCACCCACGTCATGGAAGTG TACTCGTGGAAGCTGGTGCACCCTACAGATAAGTTCTGCAACAAAGACTGTCCCGGCACGGCCGAGGAGTACGAGCGTGCCACCCGCTACAATTACACCAGCGAGGAGAAGTTCGCCCTGGTGGAGGTCATCGCCATGATCAAGGGCCTGCAGGTGCTGATGGGCCGCATGGAGAGCGTCTTCAACCAGGCCATCAGGAACACCATCTACGCTGCGCTGCAGGACTTTGCGCAGGTCACCCTCCGGGAGCCGCTGAGGCAGGCCGTCCGCAAGAAGAAGAATGTCCTTATCAG TGTACTTCAGGCCATTCGGAAAACCATCTGTGACTGGGAGGGTGGCAGGGAGCCACCAAACGATCCCTGCTTGAGGGGTGAAAAGGACCCCAAAGGAGGATTTGACATCAAAGTCCCACGGCGAGCTGTCGGCCCTTCCAGTACACAG CTGTACATGGTCCGCACCATGCTGGAGTCCCTGATCGCCGACAAGAGCGGCTCCAAGAAGACTCTCCGCAGCAGCCTAGATGGGCCCATCGTTCAGGCCATAGAGGACTTCCACAAGCAGTCCTTCTTCTTCACACACTTACTCAACTTCAGCG AGGCCCTGCAGCAGTGTTGTGACCTGTCACAGCTCTGGTTCCGGGAGTTTTTTCTGGAACTCACCATGGGCCGCCGCATCCAATTCCCCATTGAGATGTCCATGCCCTGGATCCTCACCGATCACATCCTGGAAACTAAGGAGCCTTCAATGATGGA GTATGTGTTGTATCCTTTGGATTTGTACAATGACAGCGGCTACTACGCCCTGACCAAGTTCAAGAAACAGTTCCTCTATGATGAGATCGAAGCTGAG GTCAATCTATGTTTCGACCAGTTTGTCTACAAACTGGCAGATCAGATATTTGCTTACTACAAAGCAATGGCTGGAAG tgTTCTCCTGGATAAACGCTTCAGAGCAGAATGCAAGAATTATGGTGTGATCATCCCATACCCTCCCTCCAACCGTTATGAGACCCTGCTGAAGCAGAGACACGTACAG CTGCTGGGGCGCTCCATTGACCTGAACAGGCTGATCACCCAGAGGATCTCTGCTGCCATGTACAAATCTCTGGACCAGGCCATCAGCCGCTTTGAGAGCGAAGACCTCACTTCCATTGTG GAGCTAGAGTGGTTGATAGAGGTGAACAGGCTAACCCACAGGCTGCTGTCGAAACACATGACCCTGGACAGCTTTGATGCTATGTTCCGTGAGGCCAACCACAACGTCTCTGCCCCCTATGGCCGCATCACCCTGCACGTCTTTTGGGAGCTCAACTTTGACTTTCTCCCCAACTACTGCTACAACGGCTCCACCAACCG ATTTGTGCGAACAGCCATTCCCTTTACGCAGGAGCCTCAGCGGGATAAACCAGCCAATGTTCAGCCGTACTACCTGTATGGCTCCAAG CCTCTGAACATCGCCTACTCACACATCTACAGCTCTTACAGGAACTTTGTGGGTCCCCCACACTTCAAGACAATTTGCCGCCTCCTCGGTTACCAGGGCATTGCCGTGGTGATGGAGGAGCTGCTCAAGATTGTCAAGAGCTTG CTGCAAGGTACCATTCTGCAGTACGTGAAGACTCTAATAGAAGTTATGCCCAAGATCTGCCGCTTGCCACGCCACGAGTACGGATCTCCAG GTATCCTGGAGTTCTTCCACCACCAGTTGAAGGACATTATTGAGTATGCCGAGCTGAAGACGGATGTGTTTCAGAGCCTGCGAGAGGTGGGCAACGCCATCCTGTTCTGCCTGCTCATCGAGCAAGCTCTG GTGGTAAGGAACTAG
- the LOC114767975 gene encoding cytoplasmic FMR1-interacting protein 2 isoform X1, translated as MTTHVTLEDALSNVDLLEELPLPDQQPCIEPPPSSIMYQANFDTNFEDRNAFVTGIARYIEQATVHSSMNEMLEEGHEYAVMLYTWRSCSRAIPQVKCNEQPNRVEIYEKTVEVLEPEVTKLMKFMYFQRKAIERFCSEVKRLCHAERRKDFVSEAYLLTLGKFINMFAVLDELKNMKCSVKNDHSAYKRAAQFLRKMADPQSIQESQNLSMFLANHNRITQCLHQQLEVIPGYEELLADIVNICVDYYENKMYLTPSEKHMLLKVMGFGLYLMDGNVSNIYKLDAKKRINLSKIDKFFKLQVVPLFGDMQIELSRYIETSAHYEENKSKWTCTQSSISPQYNLCEQMVQIREDHIRFISELARYSNSEVVTGSGLDSQKSDEEYRELFDLALRGLQLLSKWSTHVMEVYSWKLVHPTDKFCNKDCPGTAEEYERATRYNYTSEEKFALVEVIAMIKGLQVLMGRMESVFNQAIRNTIYAALQDFAQVTLREPLRQAVRKKKNVLISVLQAIRKTICDWEGGREPPNDPCLRGEKDPKGGFDIKVPRRAVGPSSTQLYMVRTMLESLIADKSGSKKTLRSSLDGPIVQAIEDFHKQSFFFTHLLNFSEALQQCCDLSQLWFREFFLELTMGRRIQFPIEMSMPWILTDHILETKEPSMMEYVLYPLDLYNDSGYYALTKFKKQFLYDEIEAEVNLCFDQFVYKLADQIFAYYKAMAGSVLLDKRFRAECKNYGVIIPYPPSNRYETLLKQRHVQLLGRSIDLNRLITQRISAAMYKSLDQAISRFESEDLTSIVELEWLIEVNRLTHRLLSKHMTLDSFDAMFREANHNVSAPYGRITLHVFWELNFDFLPNYCYNGSTNRFVRTAIPFTQEPQRDKPANVQPYYLYGSKPLNIAYSHIYSSYRNFVGPPHFKTICRLLGYQGIAVVMEELLKIVKSLLQGTILQYVKTLIEVMPKICRLPRHEYGSPGILEFFHHQLKDIIEYAELKTDVFQSLREVGNAILFCLLIEQALSQEEVCDLLHAAPFQNILPRVYIKEGERLEVRMKRLEAKYAPLHLVPLIERLGTPQQIAIAREGDLLTKERLCCGLSMFEVILTRIRSFLQDSVWRGPPPTNGVMHVDECMEFHRLWSAMQFVYCIPVGTHEFTAEQCFGDGLNWAGCAIIVLLGQQRRFDLFDFCYHLLKVQRQDGKDEIIKNVPLKKMADRIRKYQILNNEIFAILNKYMKAVETDSSTVEHVRCFQPPIHQSLATTC; from the exons ATGACGACCCACGTGACCCTGGAGGATGCGCTGTCCAACGTggacctgctggaggagctgccaCTCCCAGACCAGCAGCCCTGTATTGagcccccaccctcctccaTCATGTACCAG GCAAATTTCGACACCAACTTTGAGGACAGAAACGCGTTTGTCACCGGCATCGCCCGCTACATCGAACAGGCCACAGTCCATTCTAGCATG AATGAAATGCTGGAAGAGGGGCACGAGTACGCAGTTATGCTCTACACCTGGAGGAGCTGCTCCCGCGCTATACCCCag GTGAAGTGCAACGAGCAGCCCAACCGTGTGGAGATCTACGAGAAGACTGTGGAGGTGCTAGAGCCGGAGGTCACCAAGCTTATGAAGTTCATGTATTTCCAG CGCAAGGCCATTGAGCGTTTCTGCAGCGAGGTGAAGCGCCTGTGCCACGCCGAACGCAGGAAGGACTTTGTGTCGGAGGCCTATCTGCTCACCCTGGGCAAGTTCATTAACATGTTCGCTGTGCTGGATGAGCTGAAGAACATGAAGTGCAGTGTGAAGAATGACCACTCAGCATACAAAAG aGCTGCACAGTTTCTAAGAAAGATGGCAGATCCACAGTCCATCCAAGAGTCCCAGAATCTCTCCATGTTTTTAGCCAATCACAACAGGATCACTCAG TGTTTGCACCAGCAACTGGAAGTGATCCCTGGTTATGAAGAGCTGCTAGCAGACATAGTGAACATTTGTGTGGATTACTATGAGAACAAGATGTACCTGACACCCAGTGAGAAACACATGCTGCTGAAG GTTATGGGATTTGGCCTCTACCTGATGGATGGCAACGTCAGTAACATCTATAAGCTTGATGCCAAGAAGAGGATAAACCTGAGCAAAATAGATAAATTCTTTAAG CTACAAGTGGTGCCTCTGTTTGGGGACATGCAGATTGAACTGTCACGCTACATCGAAACCAGCGCCCACTATGAGGAGAATAAGTCCAA GTGGACGTGCACTCAGAGCAGCATCAGCCCACAGTATAACCTGTGTGAGCAGATGGTCCAGATCCGGGAGGACCACATCCGCTTCATCTCGGAGCTGGCGCGCTACAGCAACAGCGAGGTGGTGACCGGCTCGGGGCTGGACAGTCAGAAGTCTGACGAGGAGTACAGGGAGCTGTTCGACTTGGCGCTCAGGGGTCTGCAGCTGCTGTCCAAGTGGAGCACCCACGTCATGGAAGTG TACTCGTGGAAGCTGGTGCACCCTACAGATAAGTTCTGCAACAAAGACTGTCCCGGCACGGCCGAGGAGTACGAGCGTGCCACCCGCTACAATTACACCAGCGAGGAGAAGTTCGCCCTGGTGGAGGTCATCGCCATGATCAAGGGCCTGCAGGTGCTGATGGGCCGCATGGAGAGCGTCTTCAACCAGGCCATCAGGAACACCATCTACGCTGCGCTGCAGGACTTTGCGCAGGTCACCCTCCGGGAGCCGCTGAGGCAGGCCGTCCGCAAGAAGAAGAATGTCCTTATCAG TGTACTTCAGGCCATTCGGAAAACCATCTGTGACTGGGAGGGTGGCAGGGAGCCACCAAACGATCCCTGCTTGAGGGGTGAAAAGGACCCCAAAGGAGGATTTGACATCAAAGTCCCACGGCGAGCTGTCGGCCCTTCCAGTACACAG CTGTACATGGTCCGCACCATGCTGGAGTCCCTGATCGCCGACAAGAGCGGCTCCAAGAAGACTCTCCGCAGCAGCCTAGATGGGCCCATCGTTCAGGCCATAGAGGACTTCCACAAGCAGTCCTTCTTCTTCACACACTTACTCAACTTCAGCG AGGCCCTGCAGCAGTGTTGTGACCTGTCACAGCTCTGGTTCCGGGAGTTTTTTCTGGAACTCACCATGGGCCGCCGCATCCAATTCCCCATTGAGATGTCCATGCCCTGGATCCTCACCGATCACATCCTGGAAACTAAGGAGCCTTCAATGATGGA GTATGTGTTGTATCCTTTGGATTTGTACAATGACAGCGGCTACTACGCCCTGACCAAGTTCAAGAAACAGTTCCTCTATGATGAGATCGAAGCTGAG GTCAATCTATGTTTCGACCAGTTTGTCTACAAACTGGCAGATCAGATATTTGCTTACTACAAAGCAATGGCTGGAAG tgTTCTCCTGGATAAACGCTTCAGAGCAGAATGCAAGAATTATGGTGTGATCATCCCATACCCTCCCTCCAACCGTTATGAGACCCTGCTGAAGCAGAGACACGTACAG CTGCTGGGGCGCTCCATTGACCTGAACAGGCTGATCACCCAGAGGATCTCTGCTGCCATGTACAAATCTCTGGACCAGGCCATCAGCCGCTTTGAGAGCGAAGACCTCACTTCCATTGTG GAGCTAGAGTGGTTGATAGAGGTGAACAGGCTAACCCACAGGCTGCTGTCGAAACACATGACCCTGGACAGCTTTGATGCTATGTTCCGTGAGGCCAACCACAACGTCTCTGCCCCCTATGGCCGCATCACCCTGCACGTCTTTTGGGAGCTCAACTTTGACTTTCTCCCCAACTACTGCTACAACGGCTCCACCAACCG ATTTGTGCGAACAGCCATTCCCTTTACGCAGGAGCCTCAGCGGGATAAACCAGCCAATGTTCAGCCGTACTACCTGTATGGCTCCAAG CCTCTGAACATCGCCTACTCACACATCTACAGCTCTTACAGGAACTTTGTGGGTCCCCCACACTTCAAGACAATTTGCCGCCTCCTCGGTTACCAGGGCATTGCCGTGGTGATGGAGGAGCTGCTCAAGATTGTCAAGAGCTTG CTGCAAGGTACCATTCTGCAGTACGTGAAGACTCTAATAGAAGTTATGCCCAAGATCTGCCGCTTGCCACGCCACGAGTACGGATCTCCAG GTATCCTGGAGTTCTTCCACCACCAGTTGAAGGACATTATTGAGTATGCCGAGCTGAAGACGGATGTGTTTCAGAGCCTGCGAGAGGTGGGCAACGCCATCCTGTTCTGCCTGCTCATCGAGCAAGCTCTG tcCCAGGAGGAAGTATGTGACCTGCTTCATGCTGCTCCATTCCAGAACATCCTCCCCAGGGTCTACATTAAAG aGGGCGAGCGGCTGGAGGTGAGGATGAAAAGACTGGAGGCTAAATACGCCCCTCTGCATCTGGTGCCTCTAATTGAGAGACTGGGGACCCCACAG CAAATTGCCATCGCTCGGGAAGGGGATCTCCTGACGAAGGAGCGCCTGTGCTGCGGCCTGTCCATGTTTGAGGTTATCCTGACACGCATCCGCAGTTTCCTGCAGGACAGCGTGTGGCGCGGCCCTCCGCCCACCAACGGCGTCATGCACGTGGACGAGTGCATGGAATTCCATCGCCTGTGGAGCGCCATGCAGTTTGTGTACTGCATCCCAGTCGGCACTCACGAATTCACCGCAGA ACAGTGCTTTGGAGATGGACTGAACTGGGCTGGCTGTGCCATCATTGTTCTGTTGGGGCAACAGCGCCGATTCGACCTCTTCGACTTCTGCTACCATCTCCTGAAGGTCCAGAGACAAGACGGGAAGGATGAAA